In the Apteryx mantelli isolate bAptMan1 chromosome 1, bAptMan1.hap1, whole genome shotgun sequence genome, one interval contains:
- the NTF3 gene encoding neurotrophin-3: MVTPTTILQVNKVMSILFYVIFLAYLRGIQSANMDQRRLPEDSINSLIIKLIQADILKNKLSKQMVDIKENYHNTMQKAEAQQDMDGVENVKSDFQPVIPVDTDILRQQRHYNSPRVLLSDNTPLEPPPLYLMEDYIGSSVVMNRTSRRKRYVEHKSHRGEYSVCDSESLWVTDKSSAIDIRGHQVTVLGEIKTGNSPVKQYFYETRCKEAKPVKNGCRGIDDKHWNSQCKTSQTYVRALTSENNKLVGWRWIRIDTSCVCALSRKIGRT; the protein is encoded by the coding sequence atcTTACAGGTGAACAAGGTGATGTCCATCTTGTTTTATGTGATATTTCTTGCTTATCTTCGTGGCATCCAGTCAGCCAACATGGATCAAAGGAGATTGCCAGAAGATTCAATAAATTCTCTCATTATTAAACTCATTCAGGCagacattttgaaaaacaagctTTCAAAGCAGATGGTAGATATTAAGGAAAACTATCATAACACAATGCAGAAAGCAGAGGCTCAGCAGGACATGGATGGAGTTGAAAATGTGAAATCAGACTTCCAGCCAGTTATCCCAGTGGATACAGACATCTTAAGGCAACAAAGACACTACAATTCTCCCCGGGTCCTCTTGAGTGACAACACACCATTGGAGCCCCCGCCATTGTATCTCATGGAGGATTATATTGGAAGTTCAGTGGTCATGAACAGAACCTCCCGGAGGAAAAGATATGTGGAGCACAAGAGCCACCGAGGGGAATATTCTGTTTGTGacagtgagagcttgtgggtcacGGACAAATCCTCCGCTATCGACATTAGAGGACACCAGGTAACTGTGTTGGGAGAAATTAAAACGGGCAATTCTCCGGTTAAACAATACTTTTATGAAACAAGGTGTAAAGAAGCCAAGCCTGTAAAAAATGGCTGCCGAGGCATCGATGATAAGCACTGGAACTCCCAATGCAAGACATCCCAAACTTATGTTAGAGCACTGACTTCAGAAAACAATAAACTCGTAGGCTGGAGATGGATCAGAATAGACACCTCCTGCGTGTGTGCATTGTCAAGAAAAATAGGAAGAACATAA